A window of the Lolium perenne isolate Kyuss_39 chromosome 7, Kyuss_2.0, whole genome shotgun sequence genome harbors these coding sequences:
- the LOC127316054 gene encoding anthocyanin 5-aromatic acyltransferase-like produces the protein MAPEPDNPVRVLGQCQVSPWPSPPAGKPRSLPLTFYDDLAFWDVPPVQRLFFFDNTDLLGGPEFLLSELPLFEKSLAAALHHFYPLAGKLPCGMPETAAPKIVFSDGDSVRLTVAVGDDNFEDLAGDHARDTARLRALLPPLLRNGGGGGSRCSQDVFAVQMTVFPLAGICIGTTLHHAVCDGSSYVHFMRTWAAIHRLEHSGGMSMAAAPLFDRSAVRDTDGLREVFLSDHRAYAAAGDKGPHDGHHTSGTTELATFRFTDKLLRWLGKQVESETSARRCSPYALACGAMWAGIVHARGSSASFGFVTGCKPRASPPIPASYFGNCLGLCRVEEKVAAKQSCLETVTASAAAIWRAIEGLAEQGRVFRDARGWVKLVREYASARAVTVAGSPKLGVYAATDLGAPWGRPRKVEIVSVERTGALALAESGRDGDGGIEVGLALPRGEMEAFRAFYGELLVVAA, from the coding sequence ATGGCGCCGGAACCAGATAACCCGGTGAGGGTCCTGGGGCAGTGCCAGGTCTCGCCGTGGCCGTCGCCACCGGCAGGGAAGCCACGTTCGCTGCCACTCACATTCTACGACGACCTCGCCTTCTGGGACGTCCCGCCCGTGCAGCGCCTCTTCTTCTTCGACAACACAGACCTCCTCGGCGGCCCCGAGTTCCTCCTCAGCGAGCTGCCCCTGTTCGAGAAGTCCCTAGCCGCCGCGCTGCACCATTTTTATCCATTGGCCGGGAAGCTGCCATGTGGGATGCCAGAGACCGCGGCGCCCAAGATCGTCTTCTCGGACGGCGACTCTGTCCGCCTGACGGTGGCGGTTGGCGACGACAACTTCGAGGACCTCGCCGGCGACCACGCGCGCGACACCGCGAGGCTCCGTGCTCTACTGCCTCCGCTGCTGAgaaatggcggtggcggcggctctcgGTGCAGTCAGGATGTCTTCGCCGTACAGATGACCGTGTTTCCTCTCGCCGGCATCTGCATCGGCACAACGCTGCACCACGCAGTATGCGACGGTTCCAGCTACGTGCACTTCATGAGGACGTGGGCCGCCATCCACCGCCTGGAGCACAGCGGCGGGATGTCGATGGCGGCGGCCCCGCTGTTCGACCGCAGCGCCGTCCGAGACACCGACGGCCTCCGGGAGGTATTTCTCAGCGACCACCGGGCATACGCTGCAGCGGGGGACAAGGGGCCCCACGACGGCCACCACACCAGCGGCACCACGGAGCTCGCAACGTTCCGGTTCACAGACAAGTTGCTCCGTTGGCTGGGCAAGCAGGTGGAGTCCGAGACATCGGCGAGGCGGTGCTCGCCGTACGCGCTGGCATGCGGCGCGATGTGGGCAGGCATCGTGCACGCGCGCGGCAGCAGCGCCAGCTTCGGGTTTGTGACAGGGTGCAAGCCCCGCGCGAGCCCACCGATCCCGGCGAGCTACTTTGGGAACTGCCTGGGGCTCTGCCGCGTTGAGGAGAAGGTGGCGGCCAAGCAGAGCTGTCTCGAGACGGTCACCGCCTCGGCGGCGGCCATCTGGCGGGCTATCGAGGGTCTGGCGGAGCAGGGGCGGGTGTTCCGGGACGCGCGCGGGTGGGTGAAGCTCGTGCGGGAGTACGCGTCGGCGCGCGCGGTGACCGTGGCCGGGTCGCCGAAGCTGGGCGTGTACGCGGCGACGGATCTCGGGGCGCCGTGGGGAAGGCCGCGGAAGGTGGAGATCGTCTCGGTGGAGCGGACGGGGGCGCTGGCGCTGGCAGAGAGCGGCCGCGACGGGGACGGCGGCATCGAGGTCGGGCTGGCGCTGCCGCGCGGGGAGATGGAGGCGTTCCGCGCCTTCTACGGTGAACTGCTGGTTGTCGCAGCATGA